ATTTCTCAAATATATGTCGTTTTGCATTTTTAAGTTCGTTTAAAAGTTCATGTCTACACAATGAACTTTTAATAGAATCTAAAAAGTCGAAACGATATCTATTCGAAGAGATAGTGAATTATAAGTGAAATTTTTCTTTCGTGTAGCTGTGGGTAACATTGACACAAGTGGAATAAGTATGTTCGAGGAGATCAAGAAAACAGTGGATAGGAGGGATTTTAAGGTATAATTATGATAGAATCTTCTGATAACTATTTCACTAATTCAATGATTAGAGTAATTAAAAGGAAATCCATAATATTTAACATAAATacttgattaattatgtatatataacagCTGGTATTGGCAAATCCTGGAGCTGAGGTGATGAAGAAGTTAAACAAGGCGAAATTTATCGAAAAATTAGGTCAAGAATGGATATTCCTAACGGTAGGAGAAGCAGTCGAGTCCTGCAATTACATGCTACACACTAGCAAACCAAAAGATGATCATCGATCAGATCAGCCATGGAACAAAGTCTGATTAGCAATATATCCAGGATTCTAATTACCATTATAAGAAGAGTTATATATAACAATGACGATAAGAACGGTTTAATCGAAACAAAAGGTTGGAGGATAGTTTTTTTTGGCTTCCAACAATGGTACTTGTAACTTTGTAACTAGTTAATATATAGAGTGTGTTTGATTAACCCATCTTTGAAAATGGAAAGCATTTCGTTTTTTTCATCTCAATATCTCATTGTTTATGAATTATGACTGTCTCTTTTGTCAACCCTAGAGCCTGTATCGAGCAACAATTATCAGCTTCTTTGTACAAAAATCTGGAAATTATTTGATAAAATTGAAAATCCTAGCTAGTTAGTGACAATGTAGAGCTAAGCTTAATTAAGCACAAGCATATCGAAATTGCCTCAGATTCCGTCGCAAATTACAATCCAAGGCGGATTGGATAACTGCTTTCGATGGTGTGCTGACGGGTCAAACGAGCGATTATTCTGTCGATCATAGAATATTTGGAGAGACCTAAATTAATAAAAGGCATAagaaaaatgataattaaatattaatcacgtTTTATATCAAAACACTACTTccgtttttaattaattatttcatTTTCTATGTATTTTAAATAGAAAAGATGACCATTAATTAGAGACGGAGGGAGTAGTAATCATATTTACTATGATAAAATATTTGACAATTTTTTCTTAATTTATCCTCTAACGATAGAGATAGAATGAGTTTCAAAGTTCAAACTAATGAAACTTCAAGGAGTGAAGTGTACAGATTTGTAATGATTTCAAGATAATTGATCGTTTTTTTATGAATAGTAGAAGGTGTTGGTGATATTGCTAAATTAAATAGATATACTATTattgaacaaatatataaataaataaaatgataagagATAAAGTATGCAAACGAGGTTTGATTTCGAATCAGTGTTCTTAAGGTTTATTTGTTTCGTCTACGGTACGGTTCGTAGCAAACACCTCTCAAGATATAACGGATAATATTCGAAAACGTTGTACTACGATCTTTGAGTCTCTACGAATTTATTTAGTGTTTAAACTCTCTATACAAACATATGTATTGCCTAATTATAATATTTGAAATGCTTTAGATTTTCCGTGTGTGTTACGACTGATGCAAGATGCATCTATTTATACTTGAGCACAGAATACAAAATTTGACTTGGATCATGGGTAAAAGCATTTTACCCCTTGAGTTATCAACCGACCTATGAAGCTAAACAAGAAGCAAAACATATGAAACATGTGGTACCGACCAATTATAGTCAAACATTCAACAATTCCCCACATGAATGCAATTGGTAAAACTGATATATGTATGCAGACTTGAGAGAGAGTTTAATAGAAAAATATTGCAAGGATAGGTAGCTTTTGGCCTTGAACCTTCCCTTGTAAATACTATCGGATTTACTCGTTAACCAGTGAATGCGATGTCTTGAACTGTTCAGCTTTTTATGTAAACCAAGACAATAATATCCACACAATATTCCTCTGACATTGTTCAGTTCTATGGTTGTGTTCATTTTGGCCCTGAATCACTCCCGATATTCTTGAATACTCTCAAAAAATACAGCCTTCTATATTTTCCTAGAAGCGGCCACACTTCTTACTCAAATAGGTGATCTCTCATTGAGAGCATCCTGCAATGCCCTACTTGATTTCTCAAGTTATAAGAATCATTAACAACATAAGCTTATCCTTAAACTCACAGACAGCATTGTCTGCTCATCATAGGAATAGATAAGAGAATTATCCATAAAAGGATTATCCCCCACAATGCTCGGGTAGAGTCATACATAACTCAGTTCTTCCCTTTGAACCAAGATTCAGGGATCTCCTGTCAACAAGGTAGGGTTTACTGTTATGATGATTCTTTAGTAATAGGCTTAAGTCCCATTCCCCTCGATGATTTATGCACTTGCTCTCTATTCAAGCTTTTTGTCAGCGGATCCGCAATGTTTTCTTTAGATTTCACATAGTCAATCGAGATAACCCCATTTGAGAGCAATTGTCTAATGGTATTATGTCTACGACGAATATATCTAGACTTACCATTATACATACTACTATGTGCCCTTCCAATCATAGATTAACTATCGCAATGTGTGCAGATAGCCGACACAGGTTTCTGCCATCCAGGAATATCTTCTAGGAAATTTCGAAGCCACTCTGCTTCCTCAGCAGCTTTATCCAAAGTTATAAACTCATATTCCATCGTAGATCTAGCTATACACGTTTGTTTAGAGGATTTTCATGACACTGTTGCACCTCCCAATGTAAAGACATATCCACTCCTGGACTTTGAGTCTTTAAAGTCTGATATCCAATTAGCATCGCAATATCCTTCTAGTACCGCGGGATATCTTACATAGTGCAGACAATAGTTTGAAGTGTATCTGAGATACCTTAGAATTTGTACAATAGCTGTCTAATGGGCTTGCCCTGGATTGCTAGTGTATCTACTCAGTTTGCTCACAGCACAAGCTATATCGGGTCTAGTGCAAATCATAAGGTACATTAAACTATCGATAATTCCTGAATACTCTAATTGAGATATTCCTTCTCCAGTATTCTTTGTTAGGTGCACACTAACATCAATAGATGTCTTCGCCAGACTGTTGTCACCCTTATTAAATTTGTCTAGTATTTTCTCAACATAGTGAGACTGAGACAAGACCAGTCCATTAGATGTTCTAGTAATCTTTATTCCTAGAATCACATCTGCCACGCCTATATCCTTCATCTCGAAGTTACTGGATAACATTCTTTTAGTAGATTTAATGACATTATTATTGCTCCAAATAATAAGTATGTCATCCACATAGAGACTCACAATGACATATTCTTGATCAGTGCCTTTCACATAGACACATTTGTCACATTCATTGATTTTAAAGCCATTAGCCATCATGACTCGATCAAACTTTTCATGTCATTGTTTAGGTGCTTGTTTTAATCCATAAAGAGATTTTACAAGCCGACAAACCTTCTTTTCTTTTCCAGGAACCACAAACCCCTCGGGTTGTTCCATGTAGATCTCCTCATCGAGATTTCGATTTAAGAAGGCGGTATTTATATCCATTTGATGTATCTCCAAATTATTGATAGTCGCAAACGCTATCAACTTCCGAATGGATGTAATTCTTGTGACTGGtgaataagtatcaaaatagtcaagaCCTTCTTTTTGTCTATAACTTTTGATTACAAGTCTTGCCTTGTACTTATCTATTGATCCATCGACTTTCATCTTcctcttgaaaatccacttgcttCCAAGGTTTATTTCCAGGAGGAAGATCCACCAGTTCCCATGTATGATTATGTAAGATGGATTCGATCTCACTATTCACAACCTCTTTCTATAAAGGAGCTTCAGGAGACGACATTGCCTCCTTGAAGGTAGTAGGCTCATTTTCTAACAAATAAGTTAGAAATTTCGGACCAAAAAATTTAGACTTTCTAGCCCTCTTGCTACGTCTAAGTTCCTCCTCGTTGTCATCAGATATAGCCTCATTATCTATACCTGATTCATCTCGAGTTCTTTTAAAAGAACTTGGGTCTTGTGCATCTTTATAAGAAAATGTTTCCTTAAAAAAATATACACTCTATAACTGTATTCACATGGATATCAGTTATCTCAGATTTATATACAAGAAATATGTATGCCACACTATTTTTCGCATATCCAATGAAGACACCATCAATAGTCTTCGGTCTAATCTTGACTATTTTAGGAGCTGGAGCTCTTACTTTCGCCAGACATCCCAATACCTTTATGTATTTGTAGGAAGGTGGTCGACCTTTCCATAACTCATAGAGAGTCTTATTTAACTTCTTGTGGAGAACCTTATTTAAAATATGGTTTGCAGTTAAGACCGCCTCCGCCCAAAAGTTCTGAGGTAATCCCTAATTCATTAACAAGGCATTCATCATCTCTTTCAGAGTTCGATTTTTGCGCTCAGCAATACTATTCTGTTGGGGAGAGTATGAAGTCGTCATTTGATGAACAATCCCATGCTCCCACAAAATCCTTCAAAAGGATGTACATATTCTCCTCCTCGATCACTTCTTAAAGATTTGCTCTTCTTTTCGAGTTGATTTTCAACCTCGACCTTATATAGTTTAAATACTTCAAAAGCCTCATCTTTAGATCGAAGTAGATAAACATAATAGTATCGTGTGCAATCAtcgataaaagtaataaaatactTTTTTCCACCTCTACTTTGCACAATCTTTCAATCACAAACATGTGTGTGAATTAGATCTAGAGGTTCCGAACTTCTTTCCACACTTTTGAAAGAAGCTCTTGTTAACTTTGATTCAACACATACTTCACATGTCTTGTGATTATTAATATCCATATTTGGTATTAATCCCATCTTCACAAGTTTATGTAATGAATCAAAATTCACATGTCCCAATCTATAATGCCATAAATTAGAAGACTCTAAGATATAAGCAGAAGACGACTTATTCTTATTAATAATCACTTGGCTAGAAGGCTCATTGGTTACAAGGGCAATTACATTTAATTTgaataaaccatcactcaaatatcCCTTGCCCACATATACACCATTTTTCATGAGTGTAAACTTAGCAGACTCAAATCCGGCCTTGCTCAATAACGACCCTGATACTAAATTCTTTCGAATGTCAGGTACATGCATCACGTTATTGAGAGTCAGCTGCTTTCCAGAGGTCATCTTCAAAATAACCTTCCCTATTCCTTCCGTCTTGGAAGTAGCAGAGTTCCCCATGTATAGAGTTTCATCACACGCTTAATATTCTCTAAATAAACTCTTATCGGAGAAAACATGTCTTGTAGCTCCGGTATCCAAAAACCATTGTTTTGGATTTCCGACAAGGTTGACTTCCGACACCACAGCTGATAGGTTCATGTCGGATAGATCATCTCCCAAGTCATTCACAACATTAGATTGAGAAGCCTTTCTCTTGTTGGATTTTCCTCGATTCTTGCAATCCATGGCTTTATGCCCAGGTTTGTCACAGACATAGCAGTTTCTACTTAAATGCTTTTTCTGCTCAGAGGAGTTTCTATTCTGCCTTGACGGGTGAATTTCCTTCTCTTGTTGTTAGTCTTTCCGTGCTCAACCACGTTCACTTTAGACTCAGCAGGCGGTAGGCCAACCCTCTTATCACAATAGCGGTTGTCTTCCTCAATTTTTAATCTCACAATGAGATCTTCAAGAGAAATCTCCTTTCTCTTATGCTTCAAGTAATTCTTGAAGTCTTTCCATCCTGGCGACAACTTCTCAATAAGTGTGGCTACTTGGAAGGAGTCACTTAGTGTCATTCCTTCGACTAGAATGTCATGACTGATCAATTGATACTCTTGGACTTGACTCATCACAGTCTTGGAATTGATCATCTTGAAATCAAGAAACCTACCGATGACAAATTTCTTTGTACCGGCATCCTCAGTTTTATACTTCTTCTCTAGTGATTCCCAAATCGTTTTTGCGGACTTTCCAATGCTATAGACACTATACAAAGTGTCATCTAAGCAACTGAGAATATAGTTTTTGCATAAGAAGTCACCATTGCTCCAAGATTTAGAAACCGCAATAGTACGAATGTCAGGATTCTCTCCTGACTTAGGTGCATCTTCTGTTAGGTACCACACCAAATTCAATATGGTCAAATAAAATAACATCTTTTGCTGCCACCTTTTGAAGTTCTTTCCGACAACTTCTCAGGTCGCTCAGCATGACCACCAAAGGGTGCATAGCCCGAAGAATTCGAAGCTATCATCGGCCTATTCCAAAGGGGATTCACAAGCACACCATTCGCACTTGGACCATCCAAGGGGACAAATTCATTGACATTTTCAAATTCATTTCCAACTTCAGTGTTGTTAGAGTTTGAAACATGATTTTTGGAATCCATGATTTCCTTTTCAAATTTTAAATGATTTTAGCTGCATTTAAAAAACAGGCAAGAttagtaaaattaaaactttaaaatacACAAGATAAATGCGATAATAAAATCTTATAATTTTAGCcacttaatataattattaattaattaactataatAATCAGAATAAACCTTAAGATTATTGGTGATATTGCTAAAATATTAATTAGATTGTCTTGTCTAATAAACACAAATGTTGAatataaattaaaattattataaattaaatagaCATCTTATTattgaacaaatatataaataaataagatgATAAGAGATAAAGTATGCAAATCGATGCCTGATTTCGAATCAGGGTCCTTAAGGTTTATTTGCTCCGTCTATGGTGCGGAACGGCTCGTAGCAAACACCTCCCAGGATACAACGGATAATACTCGAAAAAGTTGCACTACGATCTTCGAGTCTCTACGAACTTATTTAGTGTTTAAACTCTCTCTACAAACATATGTATTGCCTAACTCTAATATTTGAAATGTTTTAGATTTTCCGTGTGTGTTACAACTGATGCAAGATGCATCTATTTATACTTGAGCACAGCATACAAAATTTGACTTTGATCATGGGTAAAAGCATTTTACCCATGAAGCTAAGCAAGAAGCAAAACATGTGAAACATGTGGTACCGACCAATTGTAGTCAAACATTAAAAAGTAGGTACCTTATGAGCATTTGTTAATACAACCAACTAATCGACCCTAGTTATTCGATTGTTGTTTCATCTTTGTGACTGAAACATGTTAATTGCTAAGCATTTAAGGAAAAGTGTGTGAAGATTAAGGAAAAGTGTTTCTACAGGACCCGTGATCTTCCTCTAAGCAACCCTCCTTGAAGCAACCGTCCAGCCTAAAATTGCAACGTGTATCTCCAATGGATCCAAAAGCTACATGCATACCCTCCTCAAAGATATAATTCAAAAAAGTATCTGCAATGGATCGTCAAGGTATTAAGACCCGGATCTTCCTCTAAGCAACACTCCTTGAAGCAACCGTCAAGCCTAAAATTGCAACGAGTTTCTCCAATGGATCCAAAAGCTGCATGCATACCCTCCTCAAAGATAGAATTCAAAAAATTATCTGCAATGGATCGTCAAGGTATTAAGGACTAAGATCTTCCTCTAAGCAACCCTCCTCGAAGCAACCGTCCAGCCTAAAATTGCAACGAATTGTCTTTTTCTGCTTCTTTAGGTATCTACAATGGATCGTCAAGGTATTAAGGACCCGGGATCTTCCTCTAAGCAGCCCTCCTCGAAGCAACCGTCCAGCCTAAAATTGCCACGAGTATCCTCAATGGATCTGAAAGCTACAGGCGTACCCTCCTCAAAGATGGAATTCAAAATGGTATTAAGAGCCATTAACTCACATCAAAAACCTTGAGCCATTCCGTTGCTCAAGTTAACCCAAATGGGTTTGTATGGTCGATGTgagatatatccatatatataatacCAATCGAAAATCCACTATCCTTGAACTTAAGCTTTTGGATAAAGCCCGTAGACTTTCAAGATAGTATAAGATAATTTATCGTTAAGAGTCATGTTTTCACTAGTCGGACTATATTAAGCGATAACGGTGGTGACGACTTGGATCATATGTAACGATTTTAAAGTTTAGGGATCCAATCAAAAAAGAATCAAAGTACAAGGATAAAATGTAAAGAATAGTAAGATTATTGGGACCCACCATGCACCGGCGACAAAACAGAGGATCGCCATTAATGGCCATTCTTTcccagttatatatatttatgactaacTACTGTAATCAACTTCAAAATTGAAACAAAATCTATGGCACCACCAGCAACGAAAcctcaaagaagaagaagaagaataagaagaatGCTTCGAATAAGCTGAAGAAGAAGACCAAAACGGTGAATTCAGTTCCTCTAGACCCCAAGAACAGTGATTCTGAGTGGTGGGATACTTTCTGGCATAAGAATTCATCAAACCCAGGTCTGATTTTTTCTATTTTTCTCTCTTAATTTCattaaagtttcaaactttgaGCTTTACATTCCTTTGTTGTTAGCTTCAAATGTTCTTGTTGTAGTTCAATTAATGGGTCTCTCTGTATAGCTTTGGATTTGTTGAAGTTCGTCTCCATTACTATGATCGATGTCCATCTTGATTTCACAGCGATGGCTATGCTAAATTTGTGTTTTTGGTTTAACTTTAATCTTTGAAATTGAAATGGGGTCTTGTCAATTTTCTGTTTGAATCTTAATTGAGATGGACTATCCATCTGTGTACATTTTCAGTAATGTGGTTTCTGATGAAATTGACCTTCAAATTGAAATGGGGTCAGGTTTTTTCTGTCTGAATCTTAATTGGACTGTCCGTCTGTGTACATTTTCCATAATGTGGTTTCCGTAATGTGGTATTTGTAGCTTATTGGTAGATTTATGGGCTTGATTAATCATTGATGTAACCGGTCTTGTTCTAAATGGCAATTGGCAGGTTCTCCAGAAGACAAGGATGAAGGATTCCGGTATTTCTTTAGGGTATCGAAGGAAACATTTGAATACATTTGTTCCCTTGTGAGGGAAGATCTTATTTCCAGGCCACCATCAGGACTTATCAACATAGAAGGAAGACTCCTTAGTGTGGAGAAACAAGTTGCAATTGCTATAAGAAGGCTAGCCTCTGGCGAATCCCAAGTCTCAGTTGGTGCTTCCTTTGGCGTCGGCCAATCCACAGTTTCTCAGGTTACCTGGAGATTCATCGAAGCGTTGGAGGAACGGGCTAAGCATCATCTCAAATGGCCCGATCGCGACAGGATGGAGGAGATCAAGTCCAAATTCGAAAAGTCTTTTGGCTTGCCGAATTGTTGCGGAGCCATTGATTCGACGCACATTGTCATGACACTGCCGGCTGTCGAAACTTCGGATGATTGGTGCGACCAGGAGAAAAATTACAGCATGTTCTTGCAGGGAGTCGTCGATCATGAGATGAGATTTCTCGATATTGTGACTGGTTGGCCAGGCGGCATGACTGTATCCAGGCTACTCAAGTGTTCAGGGTTTTACAAACTATGTGAGGGTGGTGAACGTTTGAACGGAAATGTTAGAAAGTTATCGGAATCGGCAGAGATCAGGGAATACGTTGTTGGTGGGAATTCGTACCCTCTTCTTCCTTGGCTCGTAACTCCTTACGAAGATACGCTATCGTCCTTTTCGGCTTTCAATATGTCGCACGAGGCTGCGAGGGTGCTTGCGGTTAGGACGTTTTTGCAGTTAAAGGGAAGTTGGAGAATCCTTAATAAGGTAATGTGGAGACCAGATAAGCGGAAACTTCCGAGCATTATTCTGGTCTGTTGTTTGCTTCATAACATCATCATCGATAGTGGAGATCGATTGCATCCAGATGTTGAGTTGTCTGGACATCACGACTCAGGTTATGGAGAGGTTCGTTGTAAGCTGATTAATCCGAGAGGGAAAACTTTGAGGGAGAATATAGCTAAGTACCTTCAACAACGAAAATGAAAAAGCTTAATGCCTTCAGAAGGTATTTCTTCTTGTGTCGTTCTATTCTATGCAAAGAGTATCTGTTGTAGCCTTTAACTGGCATGAATGACTATGCATGTTTTCTTACTCTAAATTGAGACTTCAGATAAGTATAATTAGAGAATTTGGTGTGTTCATTTGGTGTTTGGAACGTGTCAAAAGGCGTATCTTTTACTAAAAATGGCCGAAAAAAATACACCTTCTGAGGGTGACACGAAACGAAAAGCATTAGGATCGTCAAGATTCttcattctgttatttatttaaatCGATTGCCATTAACAGAAATTACATACCGATCACTCCATCAATAACACTATCGACACTGTATTGTGGGGCCGACTGAATTCCGAGTTCCTGCTACTCCGGTGACATTCCACCACATTTCACACCACACATTGAGTCTTTATTTTTTCGAGATATGGAAACGATTCAGAAGTGGAGTACAGAAAGCTTCAAGATATATTCTAAATTGGAGTGTCCCATATCATGTACGCTCCATATTAATGGACCTTACAGCCTGGCCGTCTGTCTCTGATCCGACGGTGGAAAATCTCACACTGACAGTGGTCACATTATTTCCAGGTTGATAGAAGTCACGGATGGTTGTGGTATTGGAGAGCAACTCAGATGTAATAGAGCTGCAAAACGACTTCTGAATAATGGATGCTTGCATTCTCTAGGGTGTTGTGGAGCTGGAAGTGGCCGATCCAGAAGCCGTCGACGGTGGAGTTTGTGGCAGAGAAGTAGGGCAGATTGAGGCTAGTGAGATGGATTAGAGGGAGGTTCGGCTGCCATCTGCCATGTTATGAATAACATAAACATCAAAAAAGAAGTTGTCGAGACCACTGCCATGATTTTTAGGAAGTGCCACTCCTCCATAATATCTATGCGTGACGGTTCTGCTGGTTTCTCAGGAACGCTCGTCATTGTCATGGAGTTTTTCCTTTCGTGGTTTGGTGAGTCAGAGAAGAGCAACTTATAAATGGAGGCTTAATTAGGGTTTACAGATCTAATGATCGTAATTCACTAGTATCATGCGTTGCTTCGGTGCCGATTAAATTAGAGTGATATTTTAAAATTTGATTATAACATAATTTATAATATGAGTTTTTTTCACAAGTTTCATGAGAATCGTGAAAAAATGCAATATTCCTCCCCATTGTAACCTAATTAAAAATCATGGGTAATTTTATTTCcactaacaaaaatattaaatccaCTAATAATAGGCGTCTGCGATGAGATTTTTCTGTCACTGAAAACATTTAGCGACGAAAAATTCCGTCACAGAAACTTACTTTTAATGGATTTAACATTTTTGTTAGTGGGAATAGCAATTTCCTAATTGAAGGTAACAGGTCAAATACCCGTTTATTTCATAATATATGAACTCGAAATAGAGATCATAATCGAGTGTGTTATATACTTATAATATTGAAGGTGTCTAGATAAGAAAATATGGATATCTAATTAATTAAGAATCATTTATTTTTTTCCCTTTCTACCCCTTTTTCTCTTTTAACTTTTAGAATATCTAGTTTCCTTTTtttgattttataaaatatttagtCCAATTTTGATTATTGAGCATAAAAATGTTAAACTTTAATTGTAGCATAATTTCTTCTTgtagaaataaaaacaaaatttaTTAATCAAGCTATTTAACTAAATTACGACACGGGACAAAGTTTCTTCCGAATAGGCGTTCTtcgtatattgtatacatatatagatatattattccATCCGTCCCTAATCAAAATGGCGCCGTTTCGAGATCTATTACACTTTCATACGATTTTTTACTTCAACCCCATTTTACATACTTCAAAATATCCTAAAACACATACCAATGACTAGTTTTGAAATCTAACAATATAAAAACTACTAGATAGCATTAGTTACAAGTTAATAGTCATTACAAACCATAAGCTAAGGATGCATAACGGTGAAGAATGAAAATTGTTTCAACCAAAAAATGCCACACTGTTGTGAAACACTAATAACAGTTTAAGTAGCCAAGTTCTCCCAGCGAGTGCCTTGTCAACATCTTCAATATGATCCTTAAGAATAATGAATGTTAGAAATCAGAAATAAGCAAACTGTATGATGTATTTCGTACATTTAGTACAAGGTCCTCTGGATAAAATCCCTAGTTCTCGTCGAGTTCTAACTCAAATAGAACATTCCATACTTCATTCGTAGGAAATCGCATTTTCCAAATGAGTGGATATGATATGATAATAGCATTACACACATTAATATAAAGGCTCCTTCAAAATATGATCATTTCCATCATTATCGTCTTCACCCTTTTCACTTTCTAGCTTAGATGATGTAGAGGAACTTGAATATTGTACTTCACGCTCTCCGGCTCTTCTTAGTCTCATCACTTTTGCCGTCTCTCGGCATGTACTCCAGTTGCTAGTTCTGTTGGATAATAAACCTGGACAAACTTCTCATACTTTCTGATAACCGAAAGAAAAACTTAACAACTAGTCCACCCCGCCACCCAAACAAACTTATTATATAGAACATATATCCATCCGAAATCGGGGACTAGAGGTGCTAAAATTTCGAAACAAAATATTCAGAACGTTTGTCATTGTCATGGAGTTTTTCCTGTTGTTGTTTGGAGAGTCAGAGCAGAGCAACTTATAAATGGAGGCTTAATTAGGGTTTACAGATCTAATGATCGTAATTCACGGGTATCCTCGTGTTGCACCGGCGCCGATTAAATTAGAGTGATATTTTAAATTTTGATTATAACATAATTTATAATACGAGTTTTTTTCACAAGTTTCATGAGAATCGTGAAAAAAAATGCAATATTCCTCCCAACTAAAacctaattaaaaattataattggaGATAATTCGTCAGATACCCGTTTATTTCATAATATATGAACTCGAAATCGAGATCATAATCGAGTGTGCGTGCTATAAACTTATAATGTTGAAGGTATCTAATTAATTGAAAATCATTTATTTTTTTCCCTTTTTCTCTTTTAAGTTTTAGAATATACAGTTTCCTTTTTTGATTTTATACAATCTATAGTCAATTTTTTTCCAATTTTGATTATTGAGCATAAAAAACTTCCTCCGAATAGATGTTCCTTTGTATAttgtatagatagatatagatatattactcCATTCATCCCTAACTGTTGTTTTGTATCCTAACATTTTAAAAGGTATTTATGAGGCCCACTTTAATCAAAGGCCGAACAAAGTGATTACGGTCGGGTCTACAAGATAGCGTCACAAACCTTGACCTAACTTCACTATCAACAACTAGCTGCCCAAATTAAGGGCTCGTTCGACATACATTATAAAATCGACCGGATAATAATTAATACAAGAATATAAGATAAAATTGTTTTATTTTCCTTTTAGATTCTACCAGATAAAGAAACCAAATAAAATTATTTTATCTTATTGCGCGTTTGGTTCATTGAATGATAGAGCCGGATGAGATGCATTTTACTGAAACGCCGCTATATAAAAACACATACCAATGACTAATTTTGAAATCTAACAATATAAAAACAAATCTAACCCTGGTAAGCAGTCGTTTTCCTACG
The sequence above is drawn from the Rutidosis leptorrhynchoides isolate AG116_Rl617_1_P2 unplaced genomic scaffold, CSIRO_AGI_Rlap_v1 contig498, whole genome shotgun sequence genome and encodes:
- the LOC139884057 gene encoding protein ANTAGONIST OF LIKE HETEROCHROMATIN PROTEIN 1, with amino-acid sequence MDPKAACIPSSKIEFKKLSAMDRQGIYNGSSSNETSKKKKKNKKNASNKLKKKTKTVNSVPLDPKNSDSEWWDTFWHKNSSNPGSPEDKDEGFRYFFRVSKETFEYICSLVREDLISRPPSGLINIEGRLLSVEKQVAIAIRRLASGESQVSVGASFGVGQSTVSQVTWRFIEALEERAKHHLKWPDRDRMEEIKSKFEKSFGLPNCCGAIDSTHIVMTLPAVETSDDWCDQEKNYSMFLQGVVDHEMRFLDIVTGWPGGMTVSRLLKCSGFYKLCEGGERLNGNVRKLSESAEIREYVVGGNSYPLLPWLVTPYEDTLSSFSAFNMSHEAARVLAVRTFLQLKGSWRILNKVMWRPDKRKLPSIILVCCLLHNIIIDSGDRLHPDVELSGHHDSGYGEVRCKLINPRGKTLRENIAKYLQQRK